In Apium graveolens cultivar Ventura chromosome 10, ASM990537v1, whole genome shotgun sequence, the following are encoded in one genomic region:
- the LOC141689682 gene encoding serine/threonine-protein kinase D6PKL1-like, translating to MGSFYGTSEIVELDEEQNSSQNFQGIHQHNAHGKAKKPSMMKQGRVSPIEDDINKLFEGINIKTSSRGASPDNRVALTLPTKKDSKRPMRVSTSTSGIGFSEQVSLKQALRGLCISQASEMAAIKRLSKPPGSPAMSESGNVSTLYKSIVVESGELGLPRAEAKYGRSEVSLVPEVGTSGSMEKGPQIHPGPKSQSSDDSAHSSPRFAVPLTAKKKGSSLGQNEAVFASTKVSKPPAIEPLQEEVSRTFTSLPGHYTNNDLLKYGRSISAAAKPIKDVDENACASTNLANKAAPRLRRKGKFQRVRSSLNTVSSNKSGKLTKNAPRTFKPVLKNKNFAKKKPKKISMSNGHDVVNYELDIRTSNLVCQKCQCSLVDSKKESERDYPAPGSVVLSTESSSTNINKASSKTNVNLNACAVVPKTSNNSRSRGKGEFSQSSKSSIGEFSSSTSLSEESYLSGSSYGNRPHMSKNSRWEAVQHVMKHYGFLGLGHFNLLKKLGGGDIGTVYLAELIGTSCLFAIKVMDNEFLAKRKKMPRAQTEREILRILDHPFLPTLYAQFISDDLSCLVMEYCPGGDLHVLRQKQPNRYFPEQAARFYVAEVLLALEYLHMLGIVYRDLKPENILVREDGHIMLSDFDLSLRCAVNPMLLKSSSLVTEPPRVSGPCAGSKCIDPFCMKPSCQVSCFTPRLLPVSGKLRKAKTDIATRMRSLPLLVAEPTEARSNSFVGTHEYLAPEIIKGEGHGSAVDWWTFGVFLYELLYGKTPFKGAGNEETLANVVLQSLQFPDTPIVSFQARDLIRGLLVKDPEYRLGYTRGAAEIKQHPFFEGLNWALIRCAVPPEVPETYDAVVPKFVSRGKGGNYLEYGATGENLEFELF from the exons ATGGGATCGTTCTATGGCACTAGTGAGATTGTTGAATTAGATGAAGAGCAAAACTCAAGTCAGAATTTTCAAGGGATCCATCAACACAATGCACATGGTAAAGCAAAGAAACCTTCTATGATGAAACAAGGCCGTGTTAGCCCAATAGAAGACGACATCAATAAGCTATTTGAAGGAATAAATATAAAGACATCATCGAGGGGCGCGAGTCCAGATAATAGAGTGGCTTTAACACTGCCAACTAAAAAGGATTCCAAAAGACCTATGAGAGTGAGTACATCTACATCCGGGATTGGCTTTTCTGAACAAGTGTCTCTAAAGCAGGCGCTAAGAGGCCTATGCATATCTCAGGCATCAGAAATGGCAGCAATAAAAAGGTTATCAAAGCCACCAGGGTCTCCTGCTATGTCAGAAAGTGGAAATGTGAGTACCCTATATAAGTCCATTGTGGTTGAAAGTGGCGAATTGGGTCTTCCAAGAGCTGAAGCTAAATATGGAAGATCTGAAGTATCGTTGGTTCCTGAAGTAGGAACGTCAGGTTCAATGGAGAAGGGGCCTCAGATTCATCCAGGGCCCAAGTCGCAGTCATCTGATGACAGTGCCCATTCCTCTCCTCGATTTGCTGTTCCACTGACAGCAAAGAAAAAGGGGTCTTCACTTGGACAAAATGAGGCTGTATTTGCATCAACGAAAGTTAGTAAACCGCCTGCAATAGAGCCTTTACAGGAAGAAGTCAGTAGAACATTTACTTCTCTACCTGGTCATTATACAAATAATGATCTTTTAAAATATGGTAGGAGTATCTCAGCCGCTGCTAAGCCTATAAAGGATGTTGATGAGAACGCTTGTGCATCGACTAATTTAGCTAACAAAGCTGCACCGAGATTGAGACGGAAAGGCAAGTTTCAAAGGGTTCGTTCTTCACTTAATACAGTAAGCAGCAATAAGTCGGGAAAGTTGACAAAAAATGCCCCACGGACGTTTAAGCCGGTCCTTAAAAATAAGAATTTTGCTAAGAAGAAACCAAAGAAGATTTCAATGTCTAATGGACATGATGTTGTTAATTATGAATTGGATATCAGGACAAGCAATTTGGTTTGCCAGAAATGTCAATGTTCACTGGTAGATTCAAAGAAAGAGTCTGAGAGAGACTATCCAGCACCTGGCTCTGTAGTTCTTAGTACTGAAAGCAGCTCTACCAATATAAACAAGGCTTCAAGTAAAACAAATGTCAATCTTAATGCTTGTGCTGTTGTCCCAAAAACTAGTAATAACTCGCGATCTAGAGGAAAAGGGGAATTCTCACAGAGCTCAAAGAGTAGCATTGGTGAGTTCAGTAGCAGCACTAGTTTAAGTGAAGAGAGCTATCTTAGTGGATCTAGTTATGGCAACAGACCCCATATGTCAAAGAATTCGAGGTGGGAAGCCGTCCAGCATGTTATGAAGCATTATGGATTTCTTGGCCTGGGACATTTTAACCTTTTAAAGAAGCTTGGCGGTGGAGATATCGGTACAGTATATCTTGCTGAATTGATTGGGACAAGCTGCTTATTTGCCATAAAGGTAATGGACAATGAGTTTTTAGCGAAAAGGAAGAAGATGCCAAGAGCCCAAACTGAGAGAGAAATATTAAGAATTCTTGACCATCCTTTTCTGCCAACATTGTATGCACAATTCATTTCAGATGATTTGTCATGTCTAGTTATGGAGTATTGTCCAGGTGGAGATCTGCATGTCCTCCGACAGAAGCAGCCCAACAGATATTTCCCTGAACAAGCAGCAAG ATTCTATGTTGCCGAAGTCCTTCTTGCCCTTGAATACTTGCATATGCTTGGCATTGTATATCGAGATTTAAAACCGGAGAACATATTGGTTCGAGAAGATGGGCACATCATGCTTTCCGATTTTGACCTCTCACTTAGATGTGCGGTAAACCCAATGCTCCTGAAATCATCTTCGTTGGTTACAGAACCCCCACGGGTATCGGGTCCATGTGCGGGATCCAAATGCATAGATCCTTTCTGCATGAAGCCCTCTTGTCAAGTCTCATGCTTCACCCCTAGGCTTTTACCTGTTTCTGGGAAACTGAGGAAGGCAAAAACTGATATTGCAACCCGCATGAGATCATTGCCACTACTTGTGGCTGAACCAACAGAAGCACGATCCAACTCTTTTGTTGGTACACATGAATATCTTGCCCCTGAGATTATCAAAGGGGAAGGTCATGGAAGTGCTGTTGATTGGTGGACGTTTGGTGTATTTCTGTATGAGCTTCTCTATGGAAAGACACCTTTTAAAGGTGCAGGAAATGAAGAAACATTAGCTAATGTAGTACTGCAGAGTCTACAATTTCCGGATACCCCGATTGTGAGTTTTCAGGCAAGGGATCTCATCAGAGGGCTGTTGGTGAAGGACCCTGAATACCGTTTGGGATATACAAGAGGCGCTGCTGAAATTAAACAGCACCCCTTCTTTGAAGGACTTAACTGGGCACTGATACGATGTGCGGTTCCACCTGAAGTACCAGAGACTTATGATGCCGTCGTTCCAAAATTTGTTTCGAGAGGGAAGGGGGGTAATTATCTTGAGTACGGAGCTACAGGTGAGAACCTGGAGTTTGAGTTGTTTTAA